Within the Sulfurihydrogenibium sp. genome, the region AGAGAGATAATTTAAAGAATAAAAAATGGAAAAAACCTATACCTGCTTTTAAAGGAGCTTCTTATGAAATTTTACAATTGTTTAATAAAAAGTTTTCAATACAGACACAAAATTATTGACAAGTCTCATATTACTACTCCTATAACCCTATCACTTACACCAGGTATACTTTTTAAAAGTTTGTATTCCTCTTGAAAATTCTTCTTAGACAATTCTTTTATCTCTTTCTCAAGTTCTTTTATGCTTTTTTCTATTTTTCTGATTAGCTCATCGTAATATTCCAAGTTCTCTTTCAATTTTTTCATCGGTACATGACTTAATGATTCTCTTTTATTTCTTAGCATTGTAAGCTGATGCTTTAAGTCTTCTAATATCTTTAGTTTTACTTCTATTTCTTTTTCTACATCTGGTTTTGGTTTATAAAGCTCTCCATCGAAAAACGTTCTTCCATATTCTGCTGTTGTAGTATGAATCAGCTTTATCTGTTTTAACTCTTGACATTTTAGCTTCCATAAACTTCTTTATTGAAAATGGATTTACTACTGCTACCTGATAGTCATTTTCATACAGATAATCAGCAAGCTTTAAATGATAAACTCCTGTATGCTCCATTATGATAAGCATATCTGACTGCTTAAACCTCTTAAGGTAAGGCTTAATTTTCTTCTCAAACTCTACCGGGTCAGATTTAACTTCAAAAGTTTCTTTAAAGCCTAATGTTCTTACTGCAGGTTTTAGGAAGTTGTAGGAAGGACAGTCTAAAACATTCTGAGCGGTCTTAAAAGACCAATGACAGAAACTTGATCTGTCCTTCCTTTTTCTCTCATGTCTGTAATTATTATAAAACTTATTCTTTTAAAGTTTAAAAATTTTTGGTATACTTAATATACGATGACAGAAAGGAAGTTTACAAGAATTTTAGAATACTTTCCATAATCTCTTGAATTTCTAGCCAGATGTATCTTACTATATTAAAAAGATTTACTTTTTACACAAAGAGTACTTGAGTTATTACATGATTTTAAAAGATGTGTATAATAAGCTTTTAGAGAAGTACGGATATCAAAATTGGTGGCCTGTTCATGAAGGACAAAATAGTATTGTGGAAATAACCTTTGGAGCCGTTTTGACACAAAATACTTCTTGGAAAAATGTTGAAAAAGCTTTAGAAAATCTAATAAAACATAACATGCTGGACTTTGAAAAGGTCTACTGCTCAGATATAGAATTTTTAAAAGAACTAATAAGACCGGTTGGATTCTATAATCAAAAAGCAAAAACATTAAAAGCTGTATCAAAGCTATTTTTAGAAAAGCCTCACAAAGACATTACGAGAGAAGATTTATTAAGCATTAAAGGAGTAGGAAAAGAAACGACTGATTCAATACTACTTTACGCACTTAACAAACCATATTTTGTAATAGATACATACACAAAAAGATTTTTTAGCAGACTTGGCTTAGTAAGTGATAAAATAGATTATGATAGTTTGCAAAGTTTTATAACACAGAATATAGAAAAGGACTTAGAGGTTTATAAAGAATTTCACGCTTTAATAGTAAAACATTGTAAAGAGTTATGCACTAAAAAGCCAAAATGTGAAATTTGTTTTTTCAAATGTGAGGTAAATAATACGGAGGGGTTAAAAATTGAGAAGAGAGCCAATAATTAAGTATGAGAATGATAAATTCAGCATTTATGGATACGAAATCCTCGCAGATTTTCCTCAGTTAATTATTAACGAAGATATTGACTTTAGAACTTTTAAATTAAACCTTGATTTATTGAAAGAAGAGCTGAAAACATCAAACGTTCATTATCACTTGAATCTATCTGGCAAAACTATATTAAAGTATAAAGAAGAAATACTAAAAGAATTATCGAAAATTGAAAACAAAGAAAAAGTAATAATAGAGCTTTTAGAAGACGATGCTCCGGAAGCAGAAAAAATCTTAAACTTTTTCTTAGCTAATAATATCAAAGTATCTCTTGATGATTTTGGAACAGTATCGTCAAACTTTGACAGACTTATCAAATATAAAGATGTTGTTGAAAGTATTAAAATAGATAGAATTTTATGGGTGAATATGTTGAATGTTGTAAAAGAGATAGTAAGCTTTTGCAGTGAAAACAATGTTAATGTAATTTTTGAAAAGGTGGAAACAAAAGAAGAAATAAATGATCTAATTAACATAGGTGGTAGACTTTTTCAAGGCTGGTACTTTAAAGAAAATTTTCTAACAAAAGATGCTTTAGAAAAAGCCGAAGTTAAGATAGATGACAACTTACTCATTGAATTTTTCAAAAAAGCTATCGAAATTTCCCAAAATAAACAAAATTTAAACGATATTATCAGAACATTTGAAATCCTTGTCATTGCCCATTCCTTGAACGTAAATTTCAATAGCGAAGAATTTCTTAAACTAAAAGAAAAATTTTTGAAAGAAAACGTTTTTAACAATCGAGAAGTTTGCGTTGTTGATAAAAAACTAAAGCAAATTATAAAGATTTTATTGGCAGAAAATCAAGACTATTTAAGGTCTTTGGAAGAAAGTCTAAAAATCCTAAGATTTTATCTAACCACAGATAGCAACGATATGAAAATCTATAACACTTTAAGAAAGCTTATAAATAAATCTACCAACCTTTTAACACAGTTAAAAGAAAGTTTAACAGAAATTGAAGTTTTAGATTTGAAGACTTTTGAAAGTAATAACAAAGAATTTCTTGATAGAAAGAAATTTGAGGTCGATATACGATTTTATTTCAATAAATATAAAAAAGAAAATAAAAGCTTTGTTGCTGGCTTAATCTACATAGAAAGTTTAAAAGACATTCTTTCCAATTACGGTTATTCGGCCTATACAAAAGCATTTATCAAAGCAATGAATGCAATTAGGAATAGCATCGGCAAAGAAGATACTGTAGCAGTTATAGATAATAATACTTTTGGTATTATTTATGAGGGAAATAGTCCTTTAAAACTAAAAAAACTTAAAGATAGAGTATCTAATGTAGAAATACAAATAGACAAAGTTTTTGAAGTATTAAAGGTGATGGCTTGCGGAACCATGCCAAGAAGTGACGATAAAAATGCTGAAGATTTAATTTCAAGATTATATGGATTGCATTATGAAATATTTTCTTTTAAAAATAGAGATTTTATTTTTGAATGATTATTGTAAAAGTTTAAATCTTATAAATAAATTTTGATTTTTCTATGAGTGTTCCAAAATTCCCGTAAGTTTACCTTTCCTTGTCATCCCGAGGCCGTAAGGCCGAAGGATCTCGTTTTTGATTTTTTGATTTGAAAAAAAATTATGAGATTCTTCGCTTTGCTCAGAATGACAATTTTGATTTTTGGAACAGTCTCAGGTATTATTTTACCTAATCTACCTTTTAGAAGATGGATTTTCTATTAGTAACTCCGTGATTCCTGTAACCTTTAAATCTTTAGCTTTTAAAAGCTCTTCTAATTGTTTTTTATCTAATTTAAATGGCATTCTTTTCTCTAAATTACTAGACTTATTAAACCATATTTCCTCATCTTCAAAAGAAAGCACATCAGATGGCGCGATGATTTCATTAGACTTTAGCACAAATTCATCGTTTATGGACAAGACAGCATAAACTTTCTTAAATGGTGCATGATAGTGAAGATATATATCACCATAATGGTTGTATACTTTTGTTTTCAGTACTTCTACATCCTCTACAAATAGCTTTATCTCCGGATAACTTTCTTTGTATTTTTCTATGTTATCTTTTGATAGCATCCAGTATATAAAAAATCTTGATGGATTGACAGGTAAAATAATGATTCTGTTTACATTAAAATAATCAGGTATTTTATACTCTTTTGATGCTGGATCAAAGACATCTTCGGATTTATGTTGTATATGACTTGAAAAATTGTCCTCTGTCAAGCTTGATTTAATTAATTCTATCATATTTTAACCCTCTCTACTATACTTTAAGCTCTCGTATAGCTTTATATACTTTCTTGCAGTGCTATCAATAGAAAAATCTATCTCCATAACTTTTTTTTGTAAATTTTCAAATAATTTTTTATTATTATATAACTCGGCAGCTCTATAAAGTGCATTTAAAAATTCTTCTTTTGTTGGATTTTTAAATAAAAATCCATATCCATCCGGCTGTGATATATCTTTAACTGTATCTTTCAAACCTCCTGTTTCTCTTGCAATAACCAAGGTTCCGTATCTCATTGCTATCATCTGATTAAGACCGCAGGGTTCAAACAGTGATGGCATTAAAAGAAAATCGGCTGCAGCATACATTTTCCTACTCAAAGTCTCGTTATAATCAACCTTTACAAAAATATTTTCATATTTTCCTTCTATAGATTTAAAAAAGTCATTGTATTCTCTATCACCAAATCCTAAAATAGCAAAGTTTGCAGACATTTTAGACATTTCTTCTATTGAATCCATAATCAAATCAACGCCTTTTTGATGTGCAAGCCTTCCGATAAAAATATAAAGTGGCTTTACTTCATCTTTAAGTCCAACTTCTTTTAAAAACAGCTTTTTATTGATAGACTTTTTTTGAATTGTAAAAACACAATAATTTTCATAAATATGTTTATCCGTTTCAGGATTCCAGACATCATAATCTATTCCATTTAAGATTCCATATAGCTTATTTGAATATTTCCTAAGCACTCCATCAAGTCCATAGCCATATTCCGGATAAGTAATTTCTTTTGCATAAGTTGGGCTAACTGTTGTTACGGCTGAGCTAAAAACTATTCCACCTTTTAAAAAATTCACTTTATCATAATACTCTAAGGCTTCCATATGAAATATATCCCAGCCAAGATTAAGTCTTTCTATTGCAAACTTATCACAAATACCTTGATAAGCAAGATTATGTATTGTTATAACTGTTCTAACATGATGATTGTTGTATTTGTAATAATTTAAAACGGGTATCAAAGCTGTTTGCCAATCATTTACATGAATTAAATCCGGATTTAAATTTTCTCTTTTGATAAACTCCATAACAGCATAAGAAAAAGCTCCAAATCTAATATCGTTGTCTGGATAGTCACCTTCCGGTGGTCCATATAGATAATCTCTTCCAAAGAGTTCATCATTTTTTAGAAAGAAAAATGTAGCATCATCTATTTTTTTATAAACTTCAAAAGTGTAAACCCTGTTATTTAGTTTAACATCTACAGAGGCATCTATTTTGATAATTCCATGTTTATTTATATCTACTGTTTTATACAACGGCATAAATCCAAACACTTTAACACCTTGCGAGGCAATTTTTCTTGGTAAA harbors:
- a CDS encoding EAL domain-containing protein, translating into MRREPIIKYENDKFSIYGYEILADFPQLIINEDIDFRTFKLNLDLLKEELKTSNVHYHLNLSGKTILKYKEEILKELSKIENKEKVIIELLEDDAPEAEKILNFFLANNIKVSLDDFGTVSSNFDRLIKYKDVVESIKIDRILWVNMLNVVKEIVSFCSENNVNVIFEKVETKEEINDLINIGGRLFQGWYFKENFLTKDALEKAEVKIDDNLLIEFFKKAIEISQNKQNLNDIIRTFEILVIAHSLNVNFNSEEFLKLKEKFLKENVFNNREVCVVDKKLKQIIKILLAENQDYLRSLEESLKILRFYLTTDSNDMKIYNTLRKLINKSTNLLTQLKESLTEIEVLDLKTFESNNKEFLDRKKFEVDIRFYFNKYKKENKSFVAGLIYIESLKDILSNYGYSAYTKAFIKAMNAIRNSIGKEDTVAVIDNNTFGIIYEGNSPLKLKKLKDRVSNVEIQIDKVFEVLKVMACGTMPRSDDKNAEDLISRLYGLHYEIFSFKNRDFIFE
- a CDS encoding glycogen/starch synthase; translated protein: MKVVFASSEIYPFAKTGGLADIAGALPRKIASQGVKVFGFMPLYKTVDINKHGIIKIDASVDVKLNNRVYTFEVYKKIDDATFFFLKNDELFGRDYLYGPPEGDYPDNDIRFGAFSYAVMEFIKRENLNPDLIHVNDWQTALIPVLNYYKYNNHHVRTVITIHNLAYQGICDKFAIERLNLGWDIFHMEALEYYDKVNFLKGGIVFSSAVTTVSPTYAKEITYPEYGYGLDGVLRKYSNKLYGILNGIDYDVWNPETDKHIYENYCVFTIQKKSINKKLFLKEVGLKDEVKPLYIFIGRLAHQKGVDLIMDSIEEMSKMSANFAILGFGDREYNDFFKSIEGKYENIFVKVDYNETLSRKMYAAADFLLMPSLFEPCGLNQMIAMRYGTLVIARETGGLKDTVKDISQPDGYGFLFKNPTKEEFLNALYRAAELYNNKKLFENLQKKVMEIDFSIDSTARKYIKLYESLKYSREG
- a CDS encoding endonuclease — protein: MILKDVYNKLLEKYGYQNWWPVHEGQNSIVEITFGAVLTQNTSWKNVEKALENLIKHNMLDFEKVYCSDIEFLKELIRPVGFYNQKAKTLKAVSKLFLEKPHKDITREDLLSIKGVGKETTDSILLYALNKPYFVIDTYTKRFFSRLGLVSDKIDYDSLQSFITQNIEKDLEVYKEFHALIVKHCKELCTKKPKCEICFFKCEVNNTEGLKIEKRANN